In Fusarium verticillioides 7600 chromosome 4, whole genome shotgun sequence, the following proteins share a genomic window:
- a CDS encoding nitrate reductase (NADH): MFKLSPRSQDPKRVMLLLFINCQTTLEIQLHYSVRLLSEAENMPHLKPWIVKVQAHPGSTTEEIRNEPDWVSGHQHRVGFRDRNNRLPGLTHKDDEYREEVAREKQKYLAFQKRAKSGELINFRDLIENQKDFHLRHPENRSLGWRYVLTATEDWVKNKEPWPANLKKQEEEEKKKKEDEAKSDEKDGMPEQEHEWKRSSDKDKHHDAYAKNKEDEEKKQEKTSDDETKLSDKYTPAEIALLRALEHEKNYIQHLRENNGKRSSPQHKNLTQISIDEQDQFSPDNWLPRSPDLIRLTGKHPLNAEAPLTRLYEAGLITPNELHYVRNHGPVPRILWEFHELEITYDGKTRTLSMDELKEFDTINIAVALACDGNRRKELNMIKKSKGFNWGAGGASCAYWKGPLLRDVLLAYGVPEKPPGLGEKRYWVNFEGTDDLSEGKYATCIPFEHAMAPNNDVILAYEMNDVPLPPDHGYPVRVIIPGYVGGRNVKWLKKIWISEKENDSYYHIWDNRVLPSFVTEKDGPFAETLFHHPDTACNEQNLNSVIVRPAQGEKIPLNMVKKGENYRIEGYAYDGGGHEVQRVEVSLDDGATWLYCIRKFPDHPIRHGNKFWSWLHWHVDVEVSHVIRAKSIMVRCFNVFKNTQPREPNWNVMGMMNNCWYTVRPEITEDDDSETPSIFFRHPVEPATKDGGWMKPSVENKIAEAKQEAGAPQKEFTREEIEKHNTQDNCWLVVDGKVYDATSVLEWHPGGAAAILGHAGKVHQETSDEFASIHDDYAYKKLKECALGVVTEKAANFIKQNAEAAAKETSESSNKDEHLALDKHRWIPVKLIDRKNLSKDTRAYTFQLPEGKNILGLGTCQHVQIGFHMLDRMLIRSYTPTKPLLPAPGERSSNGSAVPLRDGDGTFELTVKTYFPDENQPGGALSNILDCMPIGEEVELRGPTGEIVYNGNGNFVIEGKDRHFDRVSLVLGGSGITPGYSLLARILLSNSDKTEIRVVDANKTEADILLKEELEEFEKKSKGQLKVTHVLSHANDSWEGKTGHVNEDIIKQSLFEPSEKSAVFLCGPPAMIQKAALPALKDWGYVEDENMFGF; the protein is encoded by the exons ATGTTTAAGCTTTCTCCGCGGAGTCAAGATCCTAAAAGAGTGATGCTTTTGCTCTTCATAAACTGTCAGACCACGCTCGAGATTCAATTACATTATTCTGTAAGACTACTATCAGAGGCAGAAAATATGCCTCACCTTAAGCCATGGATTGTCAAAGTTCAGGCCCATCCTGGGTCGACAACTGAAGAGATCCGGAATGAGCCGGATTGGGTTTCTGGGCACCAGCATCGCGTCGGTTTCAGAGACCGAAATAACCGACTCCCTGGGCTTACTCACAAAGACGATGAGTATAGAGAAGAGGTTGCGAGGGAGAAGCAGAAGTATCTTGCATTTCAGAAGAGGGCCAAGAGTGGAGAATTGATCAATTTCAGAGACTTGATTGAGAATCAAAAG GACTTTCATCTGCGGCATCCGGAGAATCGCTCACTTGGGTGGAGATATGTTCTCACCGCGACTGAGGATTGGGTCAAGAATAAAGAGCCATGGCCCGCAAACCTAAAGAagcaggaggaagaagagaagaagaagaaagaggatgaAGCGAAGagcgatgagaaggatggcatgCCTGAGCAAGAGCATGAGTGGAAACGTTCCTCGGATAAAGACAAGCACCACGATGCATAcgcaaagaacaaagaggacgaggaaaagaagcaggaAAAGActtcagatgatgaaacaAAGCTCTCAGACAAGTATACGCCAGCCGAGATAGCTCTTCTGCGGGCTCTGGAGCATGAAAAGAACTACATACAGCACCTCAGAGAGAACAATGGAAAGAGAAGTTCCCCTCAGCACAAGAATCTCACGCAGATCTCAATCGACGAACAGGACCAGTTCAGTCCAGACAACTGGCTTCCTCGCTCTCCAGACCTCATCCGTCTCACTGGAAAGCACCCTCTCAATGCTGAGGCGCCTTTGACGCGACTGTACGAAGCAGGTCTAATTACGCCTAATGAGCTTCACTACGTCCGAAACCACGGTCCCGTTCCGCGTATTCTGTGGGAGTTCCACGAGTTGGAGATCACTTACGATGGCAAAACTCGGACGCTTTCTATGGATGAGCTGAAAGAGTTTGATACGATCAACATCGCTGTTGCACTTGCTTGTGACGGTAACAGACGCAAGGAACTCAACATGAtaaagaagagcaagggcTTCAACTGGGGCGCTGGAGGTGCGAGTTGCGCCTATTGGAAAGGGCCTCTACTGCGAGATGTACTCCTTGCATATGGTGTTCCCGAGAAACCTCCGGGCCTGGGCGAGAAGCGATATTGGGTCAACTTTGAAGGCACTGATGACTTGAGCGAAGGGAAATACGCGACCTGCATCCCTTTTGAGCATGCCATGGCGCCCAACAACGACGTAATTCTAGCCTACGAGATGAATGACGTTCCGTTACCCCCTGATCACGGTTACCCCGTTCGTGTCATCATTCCAGGATATGTCGGCGGGAGAAACGTCAagtggctgaagaagatatgGATAAGTGAGAAGGAAAATGACTCTTACTATCACATCTGGGATAACCGCGTTCTTCCATCGTTTGTCACTGAGAAAGATGGCCCCTTCGCCGAAAccctctttcatcatccCGATACAGCATGCAATGAGCAGAACCTCAACTCTGTCATCGTCAGGCCGGCACAAGGCGAGAAGATTCCTTTGaacatggtcaagaagggagaAAACTATCGTATCGAAGGTTATGCATATGACGGAGGAGGCCATGAGGTTCAGCGTGTTGAGGTCTCCCTTGACGATGGAGCAACTTGGCTGTACTGCATCCGCAAATTCCCCGACCATCCAATCCGCCACGGGAACAAATTCTGGAGTTGGCTCCACTGGCATGTCGACGTTGAGGTTTCCCATGTTATTCGTGCAAAGAGTATCATGGTTCGATGCTTCAACGTGTTCAAGAACACGCAGCCGAGAGAGCCAAACTGGAATGTCATGGGTATGATGAACAACTGTTGGTACACAGTACGTCCTGAGATCACCGAGGATGACGACTCAGAAACGCCTTCTATTTTTTTCAGACACCCTGTTGAGCCAGCTACAAAAGACGGTGGATGGATGAAACCAAGCGTTGAGAATAAGATTGCAGAGGCGAAGCAAGAAGCCGGTGCGCCCCAGAAGGAGTTTACCcgagaagagattgagaagcataATACTCAGGATAACTGCTGGCTTGTCGTCGACGGAAAGGTCTACGATGCAACTAGTGTGCTCGAATGGCATCCTGGCGGTGCAGCTGCTATTCTTGGACACGCTGGTAAGGTGCATCAGGAGACGAGTGACGAGTTTGCTAGTATCCATGATGACTATGCTTACAAGAAACTCAAAG AATgtgctcttggtgttgtgaCTGAAAAGGCAGCCAACTTCATCAAACAAAATGCAGAAGCTGCTGCCAAAGAAACCTCTGAGTCGAGCAACAAGGATGAGCATCTAGCACTGGACAAGCACAGATGGATTCCAGTCAAGCTCATTGACCGCAAGAATCTTTCCAAAGACACCAGAGCTTATACCTTCCAATTGCCCGAGGGTAAAAACATCCTCGGCCTTGGGACATGCCAGCATGTTCAGATTGGCTTCCATATGCTGGATAGGATGCTCATCCGCTCATACACACCCACGAAGCCACTTCTCCCAGCCCCAGGCGAAAGGTCATCCAATGGAAGTGCCGTGCCTCttcgagatggagatggcacCTTTGAGCTCACGGTCAAGACTTACTTCCCCGATGAGAATCAACCGGGCGGTGCACTCTCCAACATCTTAGACTGTATGCCCATCGGTGAAGAAGTCGAGCTTCGTGGCCCAACCGGAGAAATAGTCTACAACGGCAATGGAAACTTCGTTATTGAAGGTAAAGATCGTCACTTCGATCGTGTATCCCTCGTGCTTGGCGGTTCAGGCATAACGCCAGGCTACTCCCTCCTCGCACGTATTCTCCTCTCTAACAGTGATAAGACAGAGATTCGAGTGGTGGACGCCAACAAAACAGAGGCTGATATTTTGCTGaaagaggagcttgaggagtttgagaagaagtctaAAGGACAGTTGAAGGTAACTCATGTCCTAAGTCATGCTAATGATAGTTGGGAGGGAAAGACAGGCCACGTAAATGAGGATATCATTAAGCAGAGTTTGTTCGAACCGTCTGAGAAGAGTGCTGTTTTCTTATGCGGTCCGCCGGCGATGATACAGAAGGCTGCACTTCCTGCTCTCAAAGACTGGGGTTAcgtggaggatgagaatatGTTTGGATTCTAG
- a CDS encoding 2-haloacid dehalogenase, whose product MSPSNEKYVIFDIVGTCVSYDKLTEALEKQLGKKLLAENVKPSLLVNTWLEAGEREYTYLSMTGRYVAFDKVFSSLFYRMLWLAGIEEPRSFATEADIEKITQGYMELEPRPDLKECFDKLRAAGFTVRGLTAGDFDRVLGYFDKAGIEFPKEHLMSCDSFGVGKPDLKAYASTFEELKGAKELWFAAAHMWDVSSAKQVGFKSAYCSVLEKEPCVDIFGEMDVMSDTLSEMADKIIQASS is encoded by the exons ATGTCACCAAGCAACGAAAAGTACGTCATTTTCGACATCGTCGGGACCTGCGTCTCATACGACAAGCTTACAGAAGCACTCGAAAAGCAACTCGGTAAAAAGCTGCTGGCCGAGAATGTAAAGCCAAGTCTTCTCGTGAACACCTGGCTAGAGGCTGGAGAACGTGAATATACATACCTCTCTATGACTGGTAGATACGTCGCATTCGACAAAGTGTTTTCGTCTCTATTTTATCGCATGCTTTGGCTCGCCGGCATCGAGGAACCACGCTCCTTCGCAACTGAGGCTGATATCGAGAAGATTACGCAAGGCTACATGGAGCTTGAGCCAAGACCTGACCTCAAGGAGTGTTTTGATAAGCTTCGAGCAGCGGGATTCACGGTGCGTGGTCTGACAGCTGGGGACTTCGACAGAGTGCTTGGATACTTTGATAAGGCGGGTATTGAGTTTCCAAAGGAGCACCTGATGTCCTGTGACTCATTTGGAGTGGGTAAGCCGGACCTCAAGGCATATGCCTCGACTtttgaggagttgaagggAGCAAAGGAGCTTTGGTTCGCTGCGGCCCATATGTGGGACGTGAGCTCAGCTAAGCAAGTCGG ATTCAAGAGTGCCTATTGTTCTGTGCTGGAAAAAGAGCCCTGTGTTGACATCTTTGGGGAGATGGATGTCATGTCGGATACTCTGAGTGAGATGGCAGATAAGATTATCCAAGCCTCTTCTTAA
- a CDS encoding endoglucanase — translation MLSLKKSSLLAIAASAAQVAAHGHVDWLVTNGIAFRGYSAPEMSWNPNHPPVVGWTNGATDNGYVEPNSFADPDIICHRAARPGKGHVTVSAGDKITLQWNTWPESHHGPVIDYLARCSGDCETVDKNDLEFFKIGQEGLIDMSMQNGKWASDVLVATGFSWTLQIPEKLAPGNYVLRHEIIALHGSGQPNGAQNYPQCFNLKVTGNGDLVPKGVKGTQLYKANDPGILFNLYTTPLSYKIPGPTLVPGLPSTVSQKVVAATATSSATVPGQTQASTSSKSSSSTSKGGSSRTSTPVAGGTTLKTSTTSKSSSSSTTKDTPQPTEDDDIICGPATGGLPKYSQCGGKSYTGPTVCQWGSSCKVLNPYYSQCL, via the coding sequence ATGCTCTCTCTCAAGAAATCCTCACTTCTCGCTATCGCGGCTTCAGCCGCACAAGTTGCTGCTCACGGCCATGTAGACTGGCTTGTCACAAACGGCATTGCATTTCGAGGTTATTCTGCTCCTGAAATGAGCTGGAATCCTAATCATCCTCCTGTTGTCGGCTGGACCAACGGCGCCACTGACAATGGCTATGTTGAGCCCAACTCCTTCGCAGACCCCGATATCATCTGCCACAGAGCTGCGAGACCTGGAAAGGGCCATGTGACCGTCTCAGCAGGTGACAAGATTACCCTTCAATGGAATACCTGGCCAGAGAGTCACCACGGGCCAGTGATTGATTATCTTGCGAGATGTTCTGGGGACTGCGAGACCGTTGACAAGAATGATCTTGAGTTTTTCAAGattggccaagaaggactCATTGACATGTCGATGCAGAATGGCAAGTGGGCATCTGACGTCCTTGTCGCTACTGGCTTCTCTTGGACTCTTCAGATCCCCGAAAAGTTGGCCCCGGGGAACTATGTCCTTCGCCATGAGATTATTGCTTTACACGGCTCAGGTCAGCCAAATGGAGCACAGAACTACCCCCAAtgcttcaacctcaaagtcaCTGGTAACGGAGATTTGGTTCCAAAGGGCGTCAAAGGTACGCAGCTTTACAAGGCCAACGACCCTGGCATTCTCTTCAACCTATATACAACACCCTTGTCCTACAAGATCCCCGGTCCTACACTGGTTCCTGGCCTCCCGTCTACAGTCTCTCAGAAGGTTGTTGCCGCAACTGCAACATCGAGTGCAACTGTGCCAGGACAAACACAAGCTAGCACTAGCAGcaaatcttcttcctctacaTCAAAGGGAGGCTCTTCGCGAACCAGTACCCCTGTTGCAGGAGGTACAACACTCaagacttcaacaacaagcaagTCTTCTTCGTCCAGCACAACGAAGGACACACCACAGCCGACCGAGGACGACGACATTATCTGTGGTCCTGCAACAGGAGGCCTTCCAAAGTACAGTCAATGCGGAGGTAAAAGCTACACCGGCCCGACAGTCTGCCAATGGGGTTCAAGTTGCAAGGTTCTCAATCCTTATTACTCGCAATGTCTTTGA